In Hyperolius riggenbachi isolate aHypRig1 chromosome 1, aHypRig1.pri, whole genome shotgun sequence, the genomic window CACaccgtcatctgaaggcaattgtctatgctgtgaagattctGAGTTTGTAGTCATGCACACCATCTATAATGGAAAAAACGATGTGCCCGACTGTAGGATCACCACTCCAGGAAAACTTGAAGAAAGCAGTCGGCACCATCCATATATTGCTTTTTTACTTTATTGTAATATGGTCATGGAATATACAACGCCGTTTCAGAGCGTAGCTCCTTTATCAAGTTCATGACACATTAAACACATTGTATAAACAGTCATTTTATAGTCAGCCTTGTCTCAATGTAGCCAATCACATGCTACAACTCTACTCAATGAACGCTCTTCCAAAGagcggacctaatggggaactaTCTGGACAGTGAAAGGAGCCAACTACCACCCGGGACTGCGTGACGTTACATGGGCAGGGTATAGCGGCGCAGCCTCCCGAGGGAGAGTACGCCCTTCCTCTGCCCCTCAAAGCTCTGTCTCCACCCTCAGGCGAGCGGACTTGATGGGGGCCAGAGTGCACATACGTGAGAGCTTGGCAAGAAGCCAGCTCTCCGCCAACCAATGTGGGAAGCGGGCGGAGACTGAAGATGGGGGCGTGTCAGGCCACCATGgttaccacccatcttgaaaagtttcccccctcacatatactaatgtgccacaaacaggaagttaatatcaccaaccattcccattttattaaggtgtatccatataaatggcccaccctgtatatcgGGCAGCTTCACCGCACATGTGATCAGTCATTATATGCAATGCAGAGGCAGATAAAGtaatgttagcatgccagtgcTGGAACCTGGAGCAACAGAAACACATCCTCTGGAGTGATCAAATAAGCTTCACCACCTGGCGGTCTGACCAGTGAATCTAGGTTTGGTGGGTGACAGAAGAATGCTGCCCATTTGTAAGCTTACTGCCAGCTGAGACATTTGGTGATAGAAGAATAATGGCATGGGgctgttttctttttattccaGGGAAGGGAAATTCTAATGCTATAATGGACAATGTGATTTTAGAGAACTGTGTGATTTCTGAAAAATGATAGAGAACCGTGTGGAGACAGTATGAGGTTAATCCTTTTCTACCTAATCTCCCCCAATTATACCTCATTCGTACTCAGTAATTACTTTGGCAGGGCCAAGCTAGcagttaaggcagccatacactggtcgatgtgccatcagatcgaccagctgacagatccctatctgatcgaatctgatcagagagggatcgtatggctgcctttcctgcaaacagattgtgaatcgatttcagcctgaaaccgatcacaatctgttgtggtggtgctgccgccgctccccccgccggtatacattacctgaggctggctcccgggcgtgatgtccccgtcatgtggcacctccggctccggcatccgcatagaacttaagctatcacaccagtgacagcggaagttcaaatagagcgccctctagttgtacttccgctgtcactggcatgacagcggaagttatacgaggatgccagaggtgccatgacgggagcagtgacggacgggatgcccgggagccagcctcaggtaatgtatacctgatcggatcggccgccgctagcgacgcgctccctacccgcgggcgatcgagggtaatttcccgcacggcacgatcgacggaccgatccgatttcgggaggaaatcggatcggcgggtgcgtgttgcgtgaacgattggcagcagattcgatcccagtgatcgaatctgctgtcgaaactgccgcaaatcgggccagtgtatggccacctttagcctttaTCCAACCTAGGAATCTTGTGGGAGCAAAGCAGAGCACTATTttacatcccccctcccccattcattTCCACTGTCCACTCAGTGTGGCCACAACAACACCTGTTCTGGAGGAAGGCCCTGTACTGAAGGGAGGGAGGGTATGAAGGGCCCTGTGGCTGCAGGGCTTGCTCCCCCAGTTAGAACTAGCATAAGGTAACCTTACCACAACTTGTTATAACAACACTTTAGTAGTCTTCAAAGGTAGAGATAAACGTAATAAGATGAGAGATTTCAAGAAATAGGGAGCTACATTGGAGAAATCTTGGAAGCTGTGCATGAGTAGAGGTTATTTATAAGGAACAGTACTATGTCACAGGTATAGTGAAGAGGGTGGTCTGTGGTAGAATCTTTATTCGTACCCAATTATTTTTCAGTCTTCAGACAATACTTGCCCCACACGTcttccccaaataaaaaaaaaaaaaaaactctactcCCAAGAAAGAATGCAACTGGAGAAAGTTGgtattttattctaaaaaaaatGGCTCAATGAATGTTTTTCAGAACATAGAACTGATCCAGAATTTGTGCTATCAAATTTGGAGCCCAATCTCGAAACAAAACCAATGGCTTTAAGCCCCAGAAAGGAAAGTATATCTCTGGCCTTCGCAGGACCGCTGCCCTTACCACCTCTTCTGCGCATTCTACTTTGGATGAAGCTGCCATGGTTATCTTGTCGCCCACTTTCTTCACAGCACTTTCTGCAATAATAATGGCAGATTTCATGTCACTTCTCAAGCACTTTGAGAATACAAAACtgcaggagtagtcagaaaaatgtgaaagctAGCTTCCAGTCAAAACAAAATATCAACATAACACGTTTACTTCaagaatttctttatttttttttttggtgatggATGAATGGTATACCTATATTATGTGACTACAAATAGCAAAaactataaataataaaaatggcttacctcaaatgaagGGGCAAAGCCAATGTCAAACAATAGGTTTATTATTCAGACACCATCAATGATAACGCGCTTTGCGGAACACagtctgcttcctcagatcaaatacaaagcagtgtcTTTATACTGTAGTCAGTAAGTTCAGAGCGCCTGAGCTCTGAGGACGGGATGAGGACGGaatttcctcacctgccttcatactgtggttgctagtcgtgcaacccacacttgtgagtattcttTTGCTCTTTAAGACTATGTGATCAccacttgacatactacaccataaggggctcctggtgtctctgtgTTCTTTCCTGTCTCTCTAGGAAGTCTGTTGAATCCCTTGGGATAACACACACCctttctttcttttattttttttaggctatgttcacaatgGTCAGTTGCACAACTCACGCATTATAATGAGTTTTAATGAGCAGAGCTGGGCCAAAGCAGAGGCAAGAAAGGCTCCAGccacagggtgcagtgtaggatggggcgcccaactcactcagctatcattcccctactgtgtttgaagccGAGAGAAATAAGGAATGGGTtacatggtagtgactgcaagccagataactacagattAAGGCGTTTGGGGGTTGgagccctggggagcctcttagtctaatagcaatcagtgtgtgacagctggggagggggggggggggatggaggggcgcactttggtgtctcagccttgggtgctggaggaccttatcccGGCTCTGATAATGAGTGTGGGCTGCAATGCATACGaggcatagactttaatacaaatcctgcaaacaGCGAATTAGAATAACATGACCGGtttcaacgcagtactgtgaaaagCCCCACAGAAATGTTTGGTCAGGGAGTtgtcatgcagaattattctgcaacgcaaccgaGCACTGTGAACTGGACCTAACACTGCCACAACTTGTCACCTGTGTGTCTCTTAACTGTATTacttcctttttgttttgtttttttgctatgTTTGTTTATGGTGGCCATATTTGACACCCTCACATGGTTTATAAGTCATCGTCATCTTTATTTTCAGCTCATATTCATCCTCATTCTTTGCGAGTTTGTAGACGCCTTTATAAACAATTTTAAAAATCAGATCTACATGACATTTATAACCCATTTCTTTTGACTCCCTGGTTTGAAGAGCAGAGGACAATAGTGACAATAGTTACTAGAGCCTAAAACAGGACTTTGCTCACTGCATTCAGTTGCCTGAAAAGGGATACAGATATCGCCCATTCTCACAAGATTTGAGAAGGTGATCAATGACATTCTTATTGAGATGAAACTGCACAATCTTATTATTCTCTAGGCACAACTGTGCCCAAAACATGCATCAGAAAATCTGGAGTAAGAAAACAAGCACTCCAGCCCAAGCTGAATGCATGACAATCTGGCCTCTTTTTCCACAGCATGGTTTATGAATACTGAAATGTCAAACAGAAATCCTACTGCAATTACATAGGGAAGCACTTGTCTCACCTGTGTCAATGTAGCCCAGTACAGCCACAGAGACAGAAACATTATTCTTCTTTAGAATGAATTCTCTTCGGAGGGAGCTGAAAAAACCTTCTAGAGCAAACTTTGCGGCACAGTAGCTAGTGGTAAACGGTGCTCCAATCCGTCCTGTACAAAACAAAGCAAGGTTCACAGCACATGAAGATGTGACACACTGTAATTTCACAGATATACCAATAAATAAAGCCACATACATCAGCCAAGATGTATAACTAGTTAAATATGTACCTTATGGGGGGCCTAGATTAAACCTAAGCAATACAGACTATTGTTGCGGTGATAAAAGACATAAATTAGAGGTTAACTACAGTATGGTGAAAACTGTGTTTACACTTTCAGGAGTTTCAAAGCAAAGTAGAATTGAATAAAGTGACACCATCTAATCCTAAtcctaacatttctatagcgcttttctcccgttggactcaaagcactcaagagcagcTAGGGTCTCAACTTATGGTATGCGTACCTCAGAGGATACTTTTGATGGGTACAAGGGTTACATCTGATAGGTATAGGGGGTACATCTCGGTATCAGTTGAAAAAAGGCGCTAAAGCCATTTGTGTCAAAATGGAGCAGCCATAGAGTTCAATGTTATTTGCTGCGATATGCGTCTATAAGCAGTTGAAAGGGGTGCccgtaattttttttacagctataTAAATGCGGCTACAACAAGGGCATATAAAGATAGATTATATCAGCAGGTCACAAATTAAGTTATATTTTCAGAATAACACGTTTGACTTGACTTGCGGCTACAACTGTAATTAATtagagttaggtttaggcaccaccagggagatcttagggttactCACCACCAGGGGGacgtgttaggattaggcaccaccacgggcgtcttaggtttaggcaccaccaccacagtGGGTGGTTTAGTGTTAGGGACcactgggaggggggcggggggggggctcagggttaggcaccactgggaggggGGGTCCTTAGAGTCAGGAAccactaggggagggttctgtgtgacagtaAGTAAAAGTTAGGTcataaaaaatgacttttcttcCCTATAACCGGCGCTCTTTTATAACCAAAATCACTTATCTCATCTATATCCGGCGCCCTTTTATAAACGGAAAGCACTTTTTTCGGCTATACCTGGCACCCTATCATTTTTCTTGGCTATAGCTAGTGCCCTTTTATAAGGAAAACACCTCcggcatcagaaatacttcctatatctacatatagctgtatattggtatgtatccCTGCCCTCCCATTGATATCACAGCCTTGGCTGTAAAGCTATGCAGAATTAccctcctagagcattctggaaggccaggtattatttctactgactttcttggggggggggggggggggggggggaggagaggagttgGGTCAGGGCAAGGTGATGCCAATGGACTTTCCTGTCTGGGGCATCTAAATGGCTAGAGACCATCTATAGAATCCTTAAAATCTATACCTTGCAATGTAACAACTCTATGTAATTTGGATCAATGTTTCTGTCTAGTTATAGCTATAGGCTATAGGCGTACTTAAAagctacccgaagtgacatgtgacatgatgagatagacatgtgtatgtacagtacctagcacacaaataactagacaggaagtgactacagtgtgaccctcactgataagaaattcccctttctttcttgctctcagaagccattttctgctaggaaagtgttttatagttggaattgcttatcagtgagggtcacactgtagtcacttcctgtctgagtcaggaatgaggcagccacttacatacctgatatttaactctttcaggcagagaaagaaaaaaaggaacacagcatagttatttgtgtgctaggcactgtacataccaatgtctatctcatgtcacttcgggtattctttaaacCAGGGGGTTCTGGATTTATTCCTAGATCACATGTGCTGGCTCCACCCATTGTTTTGAAGTGATGCATTATAAGTGTTCTCAGTTCGGTTTTGGACAAGGGGAAGTGATCAcctttaaaaagtgaaagttaaaggttttaagaaggcaacactTCACCTTTCAGTGTATTTAGGGGGTGATCATAATCCTTTTGCAGTGATGGCTCTAGGTCACTATAGCTACAGTAAATGGGTAGCCTATGTGGACTACATAGCACTCCACtataaataaaatagaaaaaaataggtttTGATAACGTTTAGGCTTAACCTACGTGCACCTGGACTGTGAGCATTTCTGTAACTTCTATGAAAAGGGGAGCATCGATACTGGCTTACCATGGGTAAATAATAGCAGTTGGAAATAGATTTTCAACAGGACCTACAGACATGAGATACCGTACTTCAGATCTGGTGACTTTCATCTGCCTGTAGGTATACCAATAAATGACTTGTCAAAACAGGTATTCTTTTGGCTTTCAAGAATGATTTCCTAATCTGAATTAGCATTTTAGTCCCTGCCTGGAATTCCATCTTATATGGGGTTTCTGTCTTCAGCACAGTCTAATAAAATGATTCtctataatgtaatgtaatgctgATCCTGTGGATTTCTACTCATTTAAAAGGAGGTATGCAGGTGTTCTGACTTTCCTATCAGCACATTCATTCCAAAGAAGTGACTCAATTTTATAGGTGTCAGATCTACAGTTAGGAAACATATTTTGGAAGGAGGTTATTGACTGCTCTCTAGTGACATATCTGTACATTATTTATTAGTTAGATAGCTAAACTGCTAGAGTAAGGTATTAACCAAGTTAGTTTGTGTCAGAATCATGCATTTATCGAGGCCAACGCCAGCTGCATACACATGTAGGAAAATGTCCCCTTGGTCTTGCAATAAAATGACTTTCAGAAACTAAAACCTCCTGAATACAATGACCAACAGCAAGATTTGTGGCGCACTGTGGTCTGCTAGGAGGGAGGGTATATGAGTCAAGCTGCTCAGTTATGGTAAATCTGTTGTACTATGCTACACTTTTACAATATAAAACTAATGTCAGGCTAGGTAGATTTCACCCACAGACTACAGCCAACTACCTTATAAGGACCTATTTCCACTTGGTGCCACATTCATTTGCCAAACTGCTGCTGCATTAATGCTGCTGCATAGCCGCAGCCGAAtcgctatagggatttggatgcaGTCTATGGCAAGCATTTGTTTTGTGCCCACACATGATTCGCGGCTAGTGGAAAACCGTAGATACCTATAATTATGTCCAAAGTTAAGTAttgttctacaaaacatgcaaagCAGATTATTGCCATCCTAAAAACAAAATGTGCCTTCTTGGAAAGCTGGATCGTTTCATGTAATCCCTTTCCTATTTAAAAAGGCAACACCCATGATGCATCCCTTTGGAAGCGTGGACAGAGCCATGCAAATTATTTTCTTTGGGATTAGTTAGGCAGGCATGTGTCCAAGATTATAGAACACCTATAGCCCTTGATTTTATACAGAATGATTACTAGGAAACTATATCGCTCTCAACTACAGACAGAAAACGAgacgcaaataattccaagttaatacaaatgttgtatgcaaatgtctacaacttgaaaatggaccgattGAATACCACCTTGGAAAAATTCAATTGGccagttttcaagctgcatcatCTCATTGACCCTCCCTCATTGACCCTCCTTGTTCTCAACCTTTTGGAAAACATCCATCCTCAAATGGGAAGAGTAACCAAgatttcttgattttttttttaattccactACAAATTGAGCAGCTCACAAAAAGGCCTGTACAAAAAACAAATTGTTGAACCCAAACGTGGCATCACGTCAAACTTATATTTACCACTCAGCGAGGAAATCACAACGATGCTGCCTTGAGATTCCTGCAGAGCCTTTAATGCTGTGGTTGTCAGTTGGACGTAGCTCAGAAAATTGACAGTGTTGGAACTCAGCACAGCTTCCATGTCACCTTTAAAATATCCAAATGACCCTGATCCTCCCACATGATTTAAAACCAGGTAATCCAAACCACCTGTATGAAATGGAAAATAATTTGTTTCATGGTTTTAAGAGAAAAGGTCACTAGGTCTAGCAACCTTAACAGTAGTATTTCTATTCTGAAAGCTATTGTTTCTATTCTGAAATCTTTGTTACACAACAGCAGCTCTGGATACATAAGCTAGGCAATGAGCTATAAAATTCTTACCTGCATAACACCTTATTTTTTTGGATTTCTGAAGGAAGTGAGACTtcaatcttaaaggataccttagtcacTTCTGAACCAAATCAGCAAcatcgtgtgtgtgtggggaggtgcgcataggcttactGCACCTCCTGTGGGCCGGCGTCTATCTCCGTTCAGCTGTAACTGGCCCCATTCACAGGCCCTGGTCGGCGGAGGCACATAATGCGATCACGGCAATTTTTACacaatttttaccgcgattttaaccacttgaggacccaccctttaccccccccttaaggaccagcgctgtttgttgggatctgtgctgggtgggctctgcagcccccagcacagatcagggtgcacgcagagcgatcagatcgccccccttttttcccccctatggggatgatgtgcagggggggtctgatcgctcctgcctgcaggcatgttgcgggggggggggggcacctcaaagcccccctccgcggtgaaattcccccccctccctctcctaccttccccccctggtgatccgggctgcacaggacgctatccgtcctgtgcagccagtgacaggacgtcccctgtcacatggcggcgatccccggccgcagcagcgccatacaatgtaaacaaagcggattatttccgcttgtgtttacatttagcctgcgagccgccatcggcggcccgcaggctattcacggagccccccgccgtgaattgacaggaagctcgcgcgagcggctgcttcctaattaattagcctgcagccggcgacgcagaactgcgtcgctggtcctgcagctgccactttgccgacgcacggtataagcgtgcggtcggcaagtggttaatgcacagGATAGCTCATTGCAATATTAGTCAATCATCCCCAGTGTGTGAAGTACCATACATATTTACCTAGTTTGCTAATAGCTTCTTGGGCAGCATTTTGAGCAGAAGTCAAATTTCCCATATCGGATACCACAAACTGTGCTGAACTGGCCCCTAATTGGAGACACTTCTTTGCTACCTGGGAAACAAACACACAACACAATGGTATATTTGTAGTTGTTAAACTGTCTCTGCGGgtcattcttgaaaaaaaaatcctgttattaaatgtgtcatttacagcttTGGTAGTATTGAGAATACTGAGAACTGtctaaatatttatttctgcttTTTGTGTAATCTTCAAAACCCATCTAAAGCAAAGGATTTCTAGATTGTTTATATTTGTTCACTAGTACTACTAATTTAATGCCTTAGGCTTACATTACAGCGAACATgtccttaaagtgggattgtcagccatacaaTCAAATTCCatggtacattgccgaggagaggaAAAGctcgttatctcccctcccacactcctgctcctcactgattggctgagagaagttcagtgtgacatgaggctgagaagggatatacacttcacccctctgcagaacctgataaaatatgatctatgctgtgctcaagtGTGTCTACAGTgtctacaaagcaagctagatatgacggtgcagtttctaggaaaaaaaaaaaagtaagagaggaaatgacatcagaattggcttcagtaAGAGGGAATCAAGATGAAAAATgcttggaacagttttctctttattttctataaaaaaaaaaaaaaatcactgaaaccaaaatgtggacagtacaatacatatgttatgtaagtagaacaagtgtttatctacttatatgtgtgttttttcctgggatagtatggctgtccctgctgctttaatgctAACATCAAGTACTGTAGTACTTTAAAGAGCACTCGCAAACACTGTCACCTAGTAAAGTCTGTAGTGCATCCACAGACATGGCATTATCACCTGGTGGTACATGTAGTGCGCTGCCCATTGGGCAGTGAGTATCTCAACTTTAAGGGTTACTGCCCTTTTAAAGTTACATAAGAGCTAAAGTGGTGACCATTAGCAACAACTCGGTAAACTGGGCCTTTGGCACAATACTATTTGCTCCTTTTCTCatggcatttcttaaaaaaacactccagcaaaaaaacaaaacaaacaaaaaaaaacaacaaagcagTTCAAACTTGACAAAAccggttttggaatagtccatttcctcatcgggaattctcagggttttctttgttttcaaaagcatttcctgactggcagttgctaagttcaactgacaaaatagtgtgcaagtaagtagggaggctggttAGTATCTtcctattttgtcagttaaactgcccttaaggaaatgcttttgaaaacaatgaaaaccatgagaatcctccatgaggagatggactagtccaaaacctgtcggttctgtcagttttaactgcatgctttttttcgctGAAGTAGTCCTTTAAGACATGTACAATTTCAGTTGCAAGCGGACATTATAGCTACCACACCATTAATGCTATAAACACAATTACAAATAATATTGTACAAAACACACCAGTTTGAGGTAATTCCAGGGAAAAGCTGGCATTAAAATAATGCATGATAAAGTTATCTGTATGCTATATCAGTGTTGCTTTAAATATTCTTATGCAGGCAGGACACGTGAAATAAGTGCACACAAGACGGAATGTAGCTTTTATCCAATAAAACACACATTTACTGTTGACAAGTTCTAGTGTAAAACATACCTCCTGTAATTGGTGAGCTCTTCTGGCTGTAAGCATGACATGGGCTCCCAGCTTTGAATATATATATGCAATTTGTTCTCCAATCCCAGTACTAGAGCCAGTCACCAGTACTCTCTTTCCTTTTACCATGTCTGAAAAATACACGTGAATCTTTGTAAAAGCACTACTAACAGGAGTCCTGACAGTGATGACATGACTTTACTGTTCCTTCCAGAGACAAGCTGTACTTGTGTGCTTAGAGCTAGAGTGCTAGGCAGGATGAAGCCACATGGCTTGCATTGAATTACATACCCAATTTGTAAAAATGGGGATCATCATTAAAATGATCAGCCCAAACCTGaccaaaataaaatatatacagccacctctacacctctcacatttttgtatatGATTTCTCATATCTTTCCATAGGACAACACTGTTGATCTGACAAcactttggaggctgccatatttatttccttgtaagcaattccagttgcctggctgtcctgctgatcctctgcctctaatacttttagccatagatcctgaacaagcatgcagcaaatcaggcgtttctgacattattgtcagttctgactggattagctccatgcttgtttctggtgttatttagacactactgcagccaaacagattagcagggctgccaggcaactagtattaagagtgtcaggaaccggcccgcggcacgcctgcgtatacggttcccgactgcgggtttgaccagattaagcggggaacagccttatttaagctacaaacaaggctggaacccctcaaacacttcccactgccaccactagcgttgctagacacgttcactcagctatcgagtgctcaatacgcaatctgcgttttcgtatttgggtcagctttgcgcttaggccaaatacgggaacgccacgcacccacacacacacacagttgcaatcttacactgtagtgaagcaaaaaatccactaacagtcgttccgaacgatactgttagccactctgctgtcgctactcgcactggcgtttttcgtacgttgggtcagctgcgcgctttaggccaacgtatgacaaacgcccccacacacaatgcaattacaatttcatatggtagtgttgctcaagcatacaaataggcatgaacttatacacggttacacttcagtctcttctaggctatgagtgttagtttagtacggcagaagtcaaacttattaaataataatttaatattctagaaaaatatagaacaatgcagaacttaatatatacaaaaagattacaaaaaaaacaaagtaaaaatgttacaagataaaagttacaaaaattagaggttacaaagataacacacacggatatttgcgtaaaaataaacgggggaaaaaagaacgttaccagcttaggttagaacgttgtttgacgggaggacgccgtttcgaccaggagtcgcgatcctccctagctattcgctacctccgagagaagataccggtggctgtcctgggccaccttaaatagtccgaagtgtcccctggggc contains:
- the LOC137520142 gene encoding hydroxysteroid 11-beta-dehydrogenase 1-like protein A isoform X2 — encoded protein: MVKGKRVLVTGSSTGIGEQIAYIYSKLGAHVMLTARRAHQLQEVAKKCLQLGASSAQFVVSDMGNLTSAQNAAQEAISKLGGLDYLVLNHVGGSGSFGYFKGDMEAVLSSNTVNFLSYVQLTTTALKALQESQGSIVVISSLSGRIGAPFTTSYCAAKFALEGFFSSLRREFILKKNNVSVSVAVLGYIDTESAVKKVGDKITMAASSKVECAEEVVRAAVLRRPEIYFPFWGLKPLVLFRDWAPNLIAQILDQFYVLKNIH
- the LOC137520142 gene encoding hydroxysteroid 11-beta-dehydrogenase 1-like protein A isoform X1; protein product: MAAVKVILFSLAIGLAAYYLYDTETVTPDMVKGKRVLVTGSSTGIGEQIAYIYSKLGAHVMLTARRAHQLQEVAKKCLQLGASSAQFVVSDMGNLTSAQNAAQEAISKLGGLDYLVLNHVGGSGSFGYFKGDMEAVLSSNTVNFLSYVQLTTTALKALQESQGSIVVISSLSGRIGAPFTTSYCAAKFALEGFFSSLRREFILKKNNVSVSVAVLGYIDTESAVKKVGDKITMAASSKVECAEEVVRAAVLRRPEIYFPFWGLKPLVLFRDWAPNLIAQILDQFYVLKNIH